A portion of the Juglans microcarpa x Juglans regia isolate MS1-56 chromosome 1D, Jm3101_v1.0, whole genome shotgun sequence genome contains these proteins:
- the LOC121241777 gene encoding probable serine/threonine-protein kinase At1g54610 yields the protein MGCVFGREVSAKLSEAQKERKQEKVRAERAEVEVGEAHNGGNRKENEEGEEEEERSARPRRRSSRPRPNPRLSNPPKHVYGEQVAAGWPSWLSAVAGEAINGWTPRRADTFEKLDKIGQGTYSNVYKARDALTGKIVALKKVRFDNLEPESVKFMAREILILRRLDHPNVVKLEGLVTSRMSCSLYLVFEYMEHDLAGLAASPVIKFTEPQVKCYMHQLLSGLEHCHNRNVLHRDIKGSNLLLDNEGVLKIADFGLASFFDPNHKQPMTSRVVTLWYRPPELLLGATDYGVGVDLWSAGCILAELLAGKPIMPGRTEVEQLHKIFKLCGSPSEEYWKKSKLPHATIFKPQQSYKRCITETFKDFPPSSLPLIETLLAIDPAERLTATAALRSEFFTSKPFACEPSSLPKYPPSKEMDAKLRDEEARRLRTAGKANADGVKRSRQRDRAVRAIPAPEANAELQANLDRRRLITHANAKSKSEKFPPPHQDGTLGYPLGSAHHMDPGFDPPEVPFSSTHFSYSKPSIQTWSGPLVESAAGGAPRRKKHTSGDAQSKSSKKR from the exons ATGGGGTGTGTGTTTGGGAGAGAAGTGTCGGCGAAGCTGAGTGAGGCACAGAAGGAGAGGAAGCAGGAAAAGGTTAGGGCTGAGAGAGCTGAGGTTGAGGTTGGGGAGGCTCACAACGGCGGAAATCGGAAGGAGAATgaggagggggaggaggaggaggagaggagtgCGCGGCCTCGGAGAAGGTCTTCGAGGCCGAGGCCGAATCCGCGGTTGAGCAATCCGCCGAAGCACGTGTATGGAGAACAGGTGGCCGCCGGCTGGCCCTCTTGGCTCTCCGCGGTCGCCGGCGAAGCCATCAATGGCTGGACGCCCCGGCGAGCCGACACCTTTGAGAAGCTCGATAAG ATTGGGCAAGGTACATACAGTAATGTCTACAAAGCCAGGGATGCTTTGACGGGAAAGATTGTTGCATTGAAGAAGGTTCGATTTGACAATTTGGAGCCTGAGAGCGTAAAGTTCATGGCCAGAGAGATTCTCATCCTGCGCCGTTTAGATCATCCCAATGTTGTAAAATTGGAAGGTCTGGTGACTTCGAGGATGTCCTGTAGTTTATACCTTGTATTTGAATATATGGAGCATGATTTGGCTGGCCTTGCTGCAAGCCCTGTAATCAAGTTCACAGAACCTCAG GTCAAATGTTATATGCACCAATTATTATCTGGGCTTGAACACTGTCACAACCGTAATGTGCTGCATCGTGATATAAAGGGGTCAAATCTTTTACTTGACAATGAAGGAGTTCTTAAGATTGCTGATTTTGGATTGGCTTCGTTCTTCGATCCTAATCACAAGCAGCCTATGACCAGTAGGGTGGTTACTTTATGGTATCGGCCTCCAGAACTTCTTCTCGGTGCTACTGATTATGGTGTAGGTGTGGACCTCTGGAGTGCTGGTTGCATTTTAGCTGAGTTGTTGGCAGGGAAGCCTATCATGCCTGGTCGCACAGAG GTGGAGCAGCTTCATAAGATATTTAAGCTCTGTGGTTCTCCATCTGAAGAGTATTGGAAAAAGTCAAAGTTGCCACATGCAACCATATTTAAGCCCCAACAATCATACAAGCGATGCATCACAGAGACTTTCAAAGATTTTCCACCATCATCGTTGCCACTAATCGAGACCCTTCTTGCAATTGACCCAGCTGAACGTCTGACGGCCACTGCTGCATTGAGGAGTgaa tTCTTCACATCTAAACCTTTTGCATGTGAGCCTTCTAGCCTTCCCAAATATCCTCCAAGCAAGGAGATGGATGCTAAGCTACGGGACGAGGAAGCTAGAAG ATTGAGAACTGCTGGGAAAGCTAACGCAGATGGTGTGAAAAGATCTCGCCAACGTGATCGAGCTGTAAGGGCAATTCCTGCTCCAGAAGCAAATGCTGAGCTTCAAGCCAATCTTGAT AGGAGGCGGCTAATAACACATGCAAATGCAAAGAGCAAGAGTGAGAAGTTTCCTCCTCCACACCAAGATGGAACGCTTGGCTATCCTTTGGGTTCTGCACATCATATGGATCCAGGTTTTGATCCTCCTGAGGTTCCATTCAGTTCTACACACTTCTCATATTCAAAACCATCTATCCAAACTTGGTCTGGGCCATTGGTGGAATCTGCTGCTGGTGGTGCTCCAAGGAGAAAGAAACATACATCTGGTGATGCACAGTCAAAATCatcaaagaaaagataa
- the LOC121242122 gene encoding uncharacterized protein LOC121242122 — MGTITCATPSATATTTTAQTQRLIAQSSELSRFPFSSIPSVSKRSASLLKNPNSINKRCSMATPIQLNVSFTIANEAVEAASSGLVGENDLLIVGPGVLGRLVAEKWLEEHPGCQVFGQTVSTDHHDELIKMGIDPSLKGTTATHKFPYVIFCAPPYRTSDYPGDVRVAALNWNGEGSFLFTSSSAPYDCNDNGPCDEDTPVVPIGRSPRTDVLLKAENVVLEFGGCVLRLAGLYKADRGAHVYWLEKGTVEARPDHILNRIHYEDAASLSVAILKKNFHGQIFLGCDNHPLSRQEVMDLVAKSGKFSKKFEGFTGTSDPLGKRLNNLKTREEIGWKPKYSSFSDFLGASE; from the exons ATGGGAACCATTACGTGTGCCACACCCTCCGCCACCGCCACTACGACGACGGCTCAGACTCAGAGACTCATTGCACAGTCCTCAGAGCTTTCTCGTTTCCCTTTCTCATCAATCCCTTCCGTCTCGAAACGCTCGGCGTCGCTCCTCAAAAATCCCAATTCCATCAACAAACGCTGTTCCATGGCCACGCCTATCCAACTCAACGTTTCTTTCACCAttg CAAACGAAGCAGTAGAGGCTGCTTCTTCTGGTTTGGTGGGCGAGAATGACCTGCTGATTGTCGGACCTGGTGTTCTGGGTCGCTTAGTCGCAGAAAAATGGCTGGAG GAACATCCAGGTTGTCAAGTTTTTGGGCAAACGGTTTCCACTGATCACCATGATGAATTGATTAAGATGGGTATTGATCCATCTTTGAAGGGGACTACAGCGACACACAAGTTTCCGTATGTCATTTTCTGTGCTCCTCCTTACCGAACTTCAGACTATCCCGGTGATGTCAG GGTGGCTGCATTGAACTGGAATGGCGAAGGTTCTTTCTTATTTACATCAAGTTCTGCACCATATGATTGCAACGACAATGGACCATGTGATGAG GACACACCGGTAGTACCTATTGGGAGGAGCCCTAGAACAGATGTCCTTCTAAAAGCAGAAAATGTAGTGCTGGAATTTGGTGGTTGCGTTCTTAGATTGGCAGGACTTTAC AAAGCAGATAGAGGTGCACATGTTTATTGGTTAGAAAAAGGGACTGTTGAAGCTCGTCCAGATCACATCCTGAATCGTATACACTATGAG GATGCAGCTTCCCTTTCAGTTGCAATCTTAAAGAAGAATTTTCATGGCCAGATTTTTTTGGGTTGTGATAATCATCCTTTATCCAg gCAGGAAGTAATGGACTTAGTTGCTAAAAGTGGAAAATTCAGCAAAAAGTTCGAGGGCTTTACAG GCACAAGTGATCCTCTGGGTAAGAGATTGAACAACTTGAAAACTCGTGAGGAAATAGGATGGAAGCCAAAATACTCAAGCTTCTCTGATTTCCTTGGAGCATCCGAGTAA
- the LOC121242358 gene encoding basic proline-rich protein-like yields MRPPRPGEPPPGWGPPGPGPGPPGPPAPWPGPPGFSGGLFSGLCSTISSCFYWICCCWLLQDCIGGPPEPPASPPPPPPPVPFWTPPPPGPPPPPPPGPAWTPPPPGPPPPPPPGPAWTPPPPGPPPPPGPLWAPPPGPPLPLSSPPPGPPGGPPGPPPPPP; encoded by the exons ATGAGACCACCGCGTCCTGGTGAGCCTCCGCCTGGCTGGGGTCCTCCTGGACCTGGACCTGGACCTCCCGGCCCTCCAGCTCCGTGGCCTGGACCACCGGGCTTTTCGGGTGGCTTGTTCAGTGGATTATGCAGCACCATATCTTCTTG CTTCTACTGGATATGCTGCTGCTGGTTGCTCCAAGACTGCATTGGTGGTCCACCTGAACCTCCTGCTAGCCCACCACCCCCACCTCCTCCTGTGCCTTTTTGGACACCTCCCCCACCtggaccaccaccaccacctcctcctggGCCTGCTTGGACACCTCCCCCACCTggaccacctcctcctcctcctcctgggCCTGCTTGGACACCTCCCCCACCTGGACCACCTCCGCCTCCTGGGCCTTTATGGGCACCTCCTCCTGGGCCTCCTTTACCCCTAAGTAGTCCTCCACCAGGCCCTCCTGGGGGGCCACCTGGACCGCCACCGCCACCACCTTAA